Proteins from a single region of Ensifer adhaerens:
- a CDS encoding glycosyltransferase family 2 protein produces MEKAKLVVLFPVFNGAKTLEKCLQCIADQDLKDFRAIIVENRSTDGSLEIARAFAAKDPRFEVIENEVHLKADDNFLKCFHLGTELGEYFCLRACDDFSTLDYLSRLVAALDADKTKLLGVSDVRRFKDGKGRLASPNRDVFDFAQRVRDGNIPRNLSYPSEWVYGIYRSQGSLEILLRRYAEFSYPWTGASYIVTEFVVRDLVAYVEGPEFHFIEGSGSQQRYGAKTFREKFSQRWDYTVGCYRLKDKLPPMSPWKKFLLFRMFWNDARRKTRYKLLGFF; encoded by the coding sequence ATGGAGAAGGCGAAACTCGTCGTTCTGTTTCCGGTCTTCAATGGTGCGAAGACCCTGGAAAAGTGCCTGCAGTGCATCGCGGATCAGGATCTTAAGGATTTTCGCGCCATCATCGTCGAGAACAGGTCGACCGATGGTTCGCTGGAGATCGCCAGGGCTTTCGCCGCGAAGGATCCTCGTTTCGAGGTGATCGAGAACGAGGTGCATCTCAAGGCCGACGACAACTTCCTCAAGTGCTTCCACCTCGGCACCGAACTCGGCGAATATTTCTGCCTCAGGGCTTGCGACGACTTTTCGACGCTCGACTATCTGTCGCGCCTCGTTGCCGCCCTGGACGCGGACAAGACCAAGCTGCTCGGAGTTTCGGACGTCAGGCGGTTCAAAGACGGCAAGGGGCGCCTTGCCAGCCCCAACCGCGATGTCTTCGATTTTGCCCAGCGCGTGCGCGACGGCAACATCCCGCGCAATCTGAGTTATCCGTCCGAATGGGTGTACGGCATCTACCGCTCGCAAGGCAGCCTGGAGATCCTGCTCCGGCGCTATGCGGAGTTCAGCTATCCCTGGACCGGCGCCTCCTACATCGTCACGGAGTTCGTGGTGCGCGATCTCGTCGCCTATGTGGAGGGGCCCGAATTTCACTTCATCGAGGGATCGGGATCACAACAGCGCTATGGTGCAAAGACCTTCCGGGAAAAGTTCTCGCAGCGCTGGGACTATACGGTCGGCTGCTACCGGCTGAAGGACAAGCTGCCGCCGATGTCGCCGTGGAAGAAGTTCCTGCTGTTCCGCATGTTCTGGAACGATGCGCGCCGCAAGACCCGCTACAAGCTGCTCGGCTTTTTCTGA
- a CDS encoding quinone oxidoreductase family protein — protein MTIKTEAFQFSEFGTPEVLAFKTGALADPAPGEIQIRHLAIGVNYIDVYHRLGTSPLPLPSGLGVEGVGIVTALGEGVTGFAVGQRIAYVGGPPGAYATHRNLPAARALALPDALDSQEVAALVFKGLTVEYLIRRCFPVKRGDTVLFHAAAGGVGSIACQWLNHLGATIIGTVSSAEKAGIARANGCDHVVLYTEEDFQARVTEITGGKGVDVVYDSVGAETFAKSLDCLRPRGTLVSFGASSGPVPPLDVSSLAAKGSLYATRPSIAHYTADRREYETAARDLFGAIQAGTVRASAITTYPLPEARKAHEDLEARRTTGSAVLLP, from the coding sequence ATGACCATCAAGACCGAAGCCTTCCAATTTTCCGAATTTGGCACGCCAGAGGTGCTCGCTTTTAAAACCGGGGCGTTGGCCGACCCCGCGCCGGGCGAAATCCAGATCCGCCACCTCGCGATCGGCGTGAACTATATCGACGTCTATCATCGCCTCGGCACCTCACCCCTCCCGCTGCCGAGCGGCCTCGGCGTCGAAGGCGTCGGCATCGTCACCGCACTTGGCGAAGGGGTGACGGGGTTTGCCGTCGGCCAACGCATCGCCTATGTCGGCGGCCCGCCCGGCGCCTATGCCACCCACCGCAACCTGCCCGCCGCACGGGCGCTGGCGCTGCCCGACGCGCTGGACAGCCAGGAGGTCGCAGCACTCGTCTTCAAGGGGCTGACCGTCGAGTATCTGATCCGCCGCTGTTTTCCGGTGAAACGCGGCGACACGGTGCTGTTTCATGCGGCAGCCGGCGGCGTCGGCTCGATCGCCTGCCAATGGCTCAACCACCTCGGCGCGACGATCATCGGCACGGTCAGTTCCGCCGAAAAGGCCGGGATCGCCCGCGCCAACGGCTGCGATCATGTGGTCCTCTATACCGAAGAGGATTTTCAGGCGCGCGTCACCGAGATCACCGGCGGCAAGGGTGTCGATGTCGTCTATGATTCCGTCGGCGCCGAAACCTTCGCCAAATCCCTCGATTGCCTGCGCCCGCGCGGCACGCTGGTGTCCTTCGGCGCCTCCTCCGGCCCGGTGCCGCCGCTTGACGTCTCCTCGCTTGCGGCCAAGGGCTCGCTCTATGCCACCCGCCCCTCGATCGCGCACTACACCGCAGACCGAAGGGAATATGAGACGGCGGCACGAGACCTGTTTGGCGCGATCCAGGCAGGGACCGTTCGCGCCTCCGCCATCACCACCTATCCGCTGCCCGAAGCGCGCAAGGCGCACGAGGACCTGGAGGCCCGTCGCACGACGGGGTCCGCGGTTCTGCTGCCCTGA
- a CDS encoding COG4315 family predicted lipoprotein gives MRTFPLTIAMLLAASAVAFAAPPVKEVESAKGKVLAGENGMTLYTYKDDHGGKSSCYDACATNWPPFLAEASAKADGAYTVVERKDGKKQWAKDGMPLYFFVKDKKMGDITGDGMKKGEWNVAKP, from the coding sequence ATGAGAACGTTTCCATTGACGATCGCCATGCTCCTTGCCGCCAGCGCCGTGGCTTTTGCCGCACCGCCGGTCAAGGAAGTCGAATCGGCCAAGGGCAAGGTGCTGGCCGGTGAAAACGGCATGACGCTCTATACCTACAAGGACGACCATGGCGGCAAATCCAGTTGCTACGACGCCTGCGCCACGAACTGGCCGCCTTTCCTGGCGGAAGCCAGCGCCAAGGCAGACGGCGCCTATACGGTCGTCGAGCGCAAGGACGGCAAGAAGCAATGGGCCAAGGACGGCATGCCGCTCTATTTCTTCGTCAAGGACAAGAAGATGGGTGACATTACCGGCGACGGTATGAAGAAGGGCGAATGGAATGTCGCCAAGCCGTAA
- a CDS encoding VOC family protein, translated as MPINRIILYAQDVEETVRFYEKHFGFEAFREAGDRIVELLNRDGGANLMIHPAAKGQRRGQSAVKLVFDVSDVEAFCERSAAEGLVFGAIHQADGYQFANARDPSDNAISISSRAFRKM; from the coding sequence TTGCCGATCAACAGGATCATCCTCTACGCGCAGGACGTCGAGGAGACCGTTCGCTTCTATGAAAAGCACTTCGGCTTCGAAGCTTTCCGTGAGGCGGGCGACCGGATCGTCGAACTGCTGAACCGGGACGGCGGCGCAAATCTGATGATCCACCCCGCGGCCAAGGGGCAGCGGCGAGGCCAGTCAGCGGTGAAACTGGTGTTCGACGTCAGCGATGTCGAAGCCTTTTGTGAACGTAGCGCTGCCGAAGGGCTGGTGTTCGGAGCCATCCACCAGGCCGACGGCTATCAATTCGCCAACGCCAGGGATCCGTCAGACAACGCGATCTCGATCTCCAGCCGCGCCTTCCGAAAGATGTGA
- a CDS encoding ATP-dependent DNA helicase: MQFAPQQDEALKAVSQWLKEGRSPLFRLFGYAGTGKTTLARYFAEHVDGEVLFAAFTGKAAQVLRSKGASNAKTIHSLIYRPRGEEEVSDEETGKTSIAPMFAINRQSPVAKAALIIVDECSMVDEALGKDLMSFGTPILVLGDPGQLPPVSGGGYFTNQEPDYLLTDIHRQARDNPIIQLAMQVREGNEIVHGDYGTTQVIGRGQVNQELVLEADQVLVGTNKTRRRYNQRLRELKGFTSEYPQSGDKLVCLRNDPAKGLLNGSLWQVMSSSKETVKPGINLMIRPEDDDMDRGAAKIKLLKAAFEDVEGEIPWQTRKRYDEFDYGYALTVHKAQGSQWNNVVLFDESWAFRDTRERWLYTAITRAAERLTIVR, encoded by the coding sequence ATGCAGTTCGCACCGCAACAGGATGAGGCCCTCAAGGCCGTTTCGCAGTGGCTGAAAGAGGGCCGCTCGCCGCTCTTCCGGCTGTTCGGCTATGCCGGAACCGGCAAGACGACGCTTGCGCGCTATTTCGCCGAGCATGTCGACGGAGAGGTGCTGTTTGCCGCCTTCACCGGCAAGGCCGCGCAGGTGCTGCGCTCCAAGGGCGCCAGCAATGCCAAGACCATCCACTCGCTGATCTACCGCCCGCGCGGCGAGGAGGAGGTTTCCGACGAAGAAACCGGCAAGACCTCGATCGCGCCGATGTTTGCGATCAACCGCCAGAGCCCGGTCGCCAAGGCAGCGCTGATCATCGTCGACGAATGCTCGATGGTGGACGAGGCGCTCGGCAAGGACCTGATGAGCTTCGGCACGCCGATCCTGGTCCTCGGCGACCCCGGGCAGCTGCCGCCAGTCTCCGGCGGCGGCTACTTCACCAACCAGGAGCCGGATTACCTGCTGACGGACATTCACCGTCAGGCGCGCGACAATCCGATCATCCAGCTCGCCATGCAGGTGCGCGAAGGCAACGAGATCGTGCATGGCGACTACGGCACCACGCAGGTGATCGGTCGCGGGCAGGTGAACCAGGAACTGGTGCTGGAGGCGGATCAGGTGCTGGTCGGCACCAACAAGACCCGCCGGCGCTACAACCAGCGCCTTCGCGAGCTCAAGGGCTTCACCAGCGAATATCCGCAGTCTGGCGACAAGCTCGTCTGCCTCCGGAACGACCCGGCCAAGGGGCTGCTCAACGGCTCGCTGTGGCAGGTGATGAGCTCGTCGAAGGAGACGGTGAAGCCGGGCATCAACCTGATGATCCGCCCCGAAGACGACGACATGGACCGCGGTGCCGCCAAGATCAAGCTCTTGAAGGCGGCCTTCGAAGATGTCGAGGGCGAGATCCCCTGGCAGACACGCAAGCGCTACGACGAATTCGACTATGGCTATGCGCTGACCGTGCACAAGGCACAGGGCTCGCAGTGGAACAATGTCGTGCTGTTCGACGAGAGCTGGGCCTTCCGCGATACCCGCGAGCGCTGGCTCTATACCGCGATCACCCGCGCGGCGGAGCGGCTGACGATCGTTCGCTGA
- a CDS encoding RNA polymerase sigma factor, whose amino-acid sequence MSPSRNGGDADVGANGPPSDRFEEDVLALVPALRRYARSLVRSDPDGEDLLQDCVEKVLSRRAQWRGVNLRAWAFTIMTNLGRNRHRYLSMHPQVALDEDLGLEAENRESDPLERSKLERALNGLSSENRSVLMLVVIEGYRYQDVAEMMAIPIGTVMSRLSRARRQLAEAMKDDNVISMRRPK is encoded by the coding sequence ATGTCGCCAAGCCGTAATGGCGGAGATGCGGATGTGGGGGCAAATGGCCCCCCATCCGACCGGTTCGAGGAAGATGTGCTGGCCCTGGTGCCGGCGCTGCGACGCTATGCGCGCAGCCTCGTGCGCTCGGATCCGGATGGCGAGGACCTGTTGCAGGATTGCGTGGAGAAGGTGCTTTCGCGCCGCGCGCAATGGCGCGGCGTCAACCTGCGCGCCTGGGCCTTCACCATCATGACCAATCTCGGACGCAACCGGCACCGCTACCTCTCCATGCACCCGCAGGTGGCGCTGGATGAGGATCTGGGGCTGGAGGCGGAGAACCGCGAAAGCGACCCTCTCGAACGCTCCAAGCTCGAGCGGGCGCTGAACGGCCTTTCCTCGGAAAACCGTTCGGTGCTGATGCTCGTGGTGATCGAGGGGTACCGCTACCAGGACGTGGCCGAGATGATGGCCATTCCGATCGGCACTGTGATGTCGCGGCTGTCACGCGCCCGGCGCCAGCTTGCCGAAGCCATGAAGGACGATAATGTGATCAGCATGCGGAGACCGAAATGA
- a CDS encoding AbrB family transcriptional regulator, whose product MTTDKPKASSSPEKVGIGRLAPWLQWCLLSVISLLLATCFEFIGIPAGLLMGPMLAAVLVGLNGGTIRLPRQLFFCVQFILAMMIAGAMTPGMLVTFSGNWPLFLAVILSVIAVSTLCGWVITRMRILPGTTAIWGSSAGAASTMLLMADAYGADARLVAFMQYLRVIFVASTATVVAHMWVTGAEAEQTTHWFAPIDSLLFLETVAVGLGAALAGRFLRVPAGAFLLPFLIGAALNVSGVMTTTLPQWLLALCFALLGWNIGLCFTRQILIHARRALVPTIISIVVLISFSGLLALLLIKVVGIDPLTAYLATSPGGLDSIAVIAASSNVDLSFVMALQTARLLIITMIGPALARFVADRA is encoded by the coding sequence GTGACGACCGACAAGCCCAAAGCCTCGTCCTCTCCGGAAAAGGTCGGCATCGGACGGTTGGCGCCGTGGCTGCAATGGTGCCTGCTTTCGGTCATCTCCCTCCTGCTTGCCACCTGTTTCGAATTCATCGGCATCCCCGCGGGGCTGCTGATGGGGCCGATGCTTGCGGCCGTGCTCGTCGGCCTGAACGGCGGCACGATCCGCCTGCCGCGCCAACTCTTCTTCTGTGTTCAGTTCATCCTGGCGATGATGATCGCCGGCGCCATGACGCCGGGCATGCTGGTGACCTTTTCCGGCAACTGGCCGCTGTTCCTCGCGGTGATCCTGTCGGTCATCGCCGTCAGCACGCTGTGCGGCTGGGTGATCACCCGCATGCGCATTCTGCCGGGCACGACGGCGATCTGGGGCTCGTCGGCCGGTGCCGCCTCGACGATGCTGTTGATGGCCGATGCCTATGGCGCCGACGCGCGCCTGGTCGCCTTCATGCAATATCTGCGCGTGATCTTCGTCGCCAGCACCGCGACTGTCGTGGCCCATATGTGGGTCACCGGCGCCGAGGCCGAGCAGACCACGCATTGGTTCGCGCCGATCGATAGCCTGCTCTTCCTCGAGACGGTCGCCGTCGGACTTGGCGCGGCCCTTGCCGGCCGCTTTCTGCGTGTGCCGGCGGGCGCCTTCCTGCTGCCGTTTCTCATCGGCGCCGCGCTGAATGTCTCCGGCGTCATGACGACAACGTTGCCGCAATGGCTGCTGGCGCTCTGTTTTGCGCTGCTCGGCTGGAACATCGGCCTCTGCTTCACCCGCCAGATCCTCATCCACGCACGCCGCGCGCTGGTGCCGACGATCATCTCGATCGTCGTGCTGATCTCCTTTTCCGGCCTGCTCGCCCTGCTCCTGATCAAGGTCGTCGGCATCGATCCGCTGACCGCCTATCTCGCCACCAGCCCCGGCGGGCTCGATTCGATCGCAGTCATCGCCGCCTCCAGCAATGTCGACCTCTCCTTCGTCATGGCACTGCAGACCGCCCGCCTCTTGATCATCACCATGATCGGTCCGGCTCTCGCCCGCTTCGTCGCCGACCGGGCTTGA
- a CDS encoding anti-sigma factor family protein: MTEDPNTVSEDDLHAYVDGFVTPRERERIEQWLESNPARAEEVRQWQAQAVDLRALFAGYAHSDTRDRALLSKSSGTELLQPNPDKETRSAGGRLRAIAAGLALFAAGGLTGLYAPSLFSIDAGSRPIETADSLPRQAQSAFLVYASEVRHAVEVGADEQSHLATWLGKRLDHPLTIPDLSSLGFSLVGGRLLPVNGKAGAMFMYEDGTGRRLTVLLGRNDDNRETSFRIDENDGVETFYWIDGPIGYAVTGEVPRSLLQQVADECYRQFDKSEATRS, from the coding sequence ATGACGGAAGATCCCAACACCGTCTCCGAAGACGATCTGCACGCCTATGTCGACGGTTTCGTGACCCCACGGGAACGCGAACGGATCGAGCAATGGCTGGAGAGCAACCCCGCACGCGCCGAAGAAGTCCGGCAATGGCAGGCGCAGGCAGTGGACCTTCGGGCGCTCTTCGCCGGCTACGCCCACAGCGACACACGTGACCGCGCCTTGCTCTCGAAAAGCAGCGGCACCGAACTTCTGCAGCCGAACCCGGACAAGGAAACACGATCCGCCGGCGGCCGTCTGCGCGCCATTGCCGCCGGTCTCGCCCTCTTTGCCGCTGGCGGACTGACCGGCCTCTATGCACCCTCGCTGTTTTCGATCGATGCCGGCAGCCGGCCGATCGAGACCGCCGACAGCCTGCCGCGGCAGGCGCAATCCGCCTTCCTGGTCTATGCCAGCGAGGTACGCCACGCCGTCGAGGTCGGTGCCGACGAGCAGAGCCATCTCGCCACCTGGCTGGGAAAACGCCTCGACCATCCGCTGACGATCCCCGATCTCTCCTCGCTCGGCTTCTCGCTGGTCGGAGGGCGGCTGCTGCCGGTCAATGGCAAGGCGGGCGCGATGTTCATGTATGAGGATGGCACCGGACGCAGGCTCACGGTCCTTCTCGGCCGCAACGACGACAACCGCGAGACCAGTTTCCGCATCGACGAGAACGACGGCGTCGAGACCTTCTACTGGATTGACGGGCCGATCGGCTACGCCGTCACCGGCGAGGTGCCGCGCAGCCTTTTGCAGCAGGTGGCCGACGAGTGCTACCGCCAGTTCGACAAGAGCGAGGCGACCAGGAGTTGA
- a CDS encoding LysR family transcriptional regulator, with product MDWNDLKFFLAVANARSLSAASARLGVSASTVSRRIEALEAALEVKLFRSHRDGYDLTPAGEDLLAPAERAEAQMRVFERAAREKDSDLAGPVRIDVPELLGQEVLLPGLAGFLQAHPGIRLEMHSSVRPVRLVGEEADIVLRLVRPQQGNYRQRKIGSLAFGLYAAPDYLARCGVPEAPADLHRHRVIGWSEDLTYLIMVTWLETLCPGLQPAMRLTSFGAQIAAVRNGLGFAVLPAFAAEAAGFVALLPDVAPLVSDLWMLVHEQSAELPRVRLVKEAMLVALTRFNAPLFGSV from the coding sequence ATGGACTGGAATGATCTGAAGTTCTTTCTGGCCGTCGCCAATGCGCGGTCGCTTAGTGCTGCCTCCGCCAGACTTGGCGTCAGCGCGTCGACCGTTTCGCGCCGGATCGAGGCACTGGAGGCGGCGCTGGAGGTCAAGCTCTTTCGGTCGCATCGCGACGGTTATGACCTGACGCCGGCGGGCGAGGACCTCCTGGCGCCGGCCGAGCGGGCCGAGGCGCAGATGCGCGTCTTCGAGCGCGCGGCACGCGAGAAGGACAGCGATCTCGCAGGACCCGTGCGCATCGACGTGCCCGAGTTGCTCGGGCAGGAGGTGTTGTTGCCGGGGCTGGCCGGTTTCCTGCAGGCCCATCCGGGCATCCGGCTGGAGATGCATTCGAGCGTGCGGCCGGTGCGGCTTGTCGGTGAGGAAGCCGATATCGTGCTGCGTCTTGTCCGTCCGCAGCAGGGCAACTATCGCCAGCGCAAGATCGGCTCTCTCGCTTTCGGGCTCTATGCGGCGCCGGATTATCTCGCCCGCTGCGGCGTGCCCGAAGCCCCGGCTGACCTCCATCGTCATCGGGTGATCGGCTGGAGCGAGGATCTCACCTATTTGATCATGGTGACCTGGCTCGAAACCCTGTGCCCCGGCCTCCAGCCGGCGATGCGCCTCACTTCGTTTGGTGCGCAGATCGCGGCGGTCAGGAACGGCCTTGGCTTTGCCGTGCTACCCGCATTCGCCGCCGAGGCAGCCGGCTTTGTCGCGCTGCTGCCCGACGTGGCGCCATTGGTATCCGACCTCTGGATGCTGGTCCACGAGCAGTCGGCGGAACTGCCGCGCGTCCGGCTGGTGAAAGAGGCGATGCTTGTGGCTTTGACGCGTTTCAATGCGCCATTGTTCGGGAGCGTTTAG